A segment of the Moorena sp. SIOASIH genome:
CGCACTAATCACTTAGATGCTAGCCACGGTTATTTTAATGGTGCTGCTCTGTTCTTGTTTATCCCAGGATTTGAACAACACCCTTGCCAGGTTACTATCGCGCCACCTCATCCCGATTGGCGGGTGACCACACCCTTACCGGGAGTGTCAGGCAAATTTAATACCTTTGAGGCAAGGGATTTTGATACCTTAGTCGATAGTCCGTTTGAAATTGGTGATCATAAGCTCTATGAGTTTGAGGTTTTGGGCAAACCCCATCAATTGGCCATCTGGGGAGAGGGGAATGCTGACCCACAACGGATTATTGAGGATACCACGAAGATTATCAAGGTAGAAGCTGAGCTGTTTGGGGGTTTACCTTATGATCACTATTTGTTCTTGCTGTATCTAACTGGTAGTGGCTTTGGGGGACTGGAACATAAGGATAGTTGTTCGTTAATTTACTCACGCTTTGGTTTTCGGGCAAAGGATAAGTACAATCGCTTCCTGCAACTGGTGGCTCATGAGTTCTTTCACTTGTGGAATGTTAAGCGGATTCGACCATTAGCCCTAGAAACATTTGACTATGAAAAGGAAAACTATACGACATCGTTGTGGTTTTGTGAAGGAACAACCAGTTACTATGACTTATTAATTCCCCAACGGGCTGGTATCTATGATGCTAAGACGTTGTTAGAGAATTTGAGTAAAGAAATTACCCGGTTTTTAACTACACCAGGCCGTAAGGTGCAGCCCCTGAGTGAGTCGAGCTTTGATGCCTGGATTAAGCTTTATCGACGGGATGCGAATAGTGATAATAACCAAATTTCTTATTATTTGAAAGGGGAAATGGTGTCGTTATTGCTGGATTTGTTAATCCGGGAGCGCCATGGAAACCAGCGTTCCCTTGATGATGTGATCAGGAAGATGTGGGAGCAGTTTGGTAAACAGGAAATTGGCTTTACTCCCCAACAACTGCGAGAGGTAATAGAATCGGTAGCAGAGCTAGATTTAAGTAACTTCTTCTCGAAGACTATTGAGGGTAAGAGGGAATTGCCCTTCAATCAGTATCTCAAACCCTTTGGCTTACAAGTGGTGGCTGTGGATGAAGAATCTGTGCCTTACTTGGGGGTGAAGGTGAAGACCGAGAATGGTCAGGACTGGATCCAGTTTGTGGAGGTGGATTCTCCTGCGGCAGTGGCAGGAGTGGATGCTGGTGATCAGTTACTGGCTATTGATGGGTTGCGAGTCAACGGGGAGCAATTATGCGATCGCTTAAAAGATTACAAAGCTGGTGATGTGATCGAGCTTAGTGTATTCCATCAGGACCAATTGGTCACTCTACCGATTACATTAGGGAAATCTCAACCCAGTCGTTACCAAGTTATGCCAGTTAAGAATCCTAGCAATGGGCAGCAGCAGAATTTTTATGGGTGGTTAGGGGCATCTTTGGCCAAGATGAGTTGAGGAGTAAGCATTCAGCCGTCAGCTATCAGCTATCAGCTTACAGCTGTAAGCTGATAGCTTACAGAAATTGATAATAGCGGTTTACCACTACCAGCATGATTTTATCCTGATAAGGAGTGCGATTGTAATGCTTCAATCTTTAGCAACGTTTATAACTGTTGATCAGTTTATTATCCAGTATGGTGACAACGAAGGCTATGAATTAATCGATGGGGAACTAATTGACATAGAAGCTACTGGACCTGATGAGGAAGTAGCAGGGTTTGTGGGACGGAAGTTAAATGTGGAGATTCACCGAGGATACCCAGATTATGTTATTCCCTACCGATGTCTGATCAAAGTTTTAGGAACCCAAACAGCTTTTCGTCCTGATGTGATTGTATTAGATAAAACTCGGCTCGTAAATGAACCATTATGGCAAAAAGAGCCTGTGATTACGTTGGGAAACTCAATCAAGCTTGTTGTTGAAATTGTTAGCACAAACTGGCAGAACTATTATGCTCGTAAGGTTGAGGATTATGCCATACTAGGTGTGCCTGAATACTGGATTGTCGATTATCTGGGCATTGGTGGTAGAGATTATATTGGTAAACCCAAACAACCAACAATTACAATTTGCACTTTGGTAGAGGATGAGTATCAAAAACAATTGTTCCGAAATGATGATGGTCTTGTTTCCAAAGTCTTTCCATATCTTAGTTTAACTGCTAACCAGATTTTTGCATCCAGTCGAATTTAGATATTATTGTGAGATATATAGCAATTATCGTAGTCATGATGGACAAATGGATCCCCCTAAATCCCCCTTAAAAAGGGGGACTTTGAGGTTGAAAAGTGTACCTCATAACTGCGAAAAATGCTATATAATGGTAAAACCAGTGTATAAATAGGAGACAACATGAGTAGTGTCATATCAAAGCATATTGAAATTACACCGGGGGTCTGTGGCGGCAAGCCTCGCATTGCCGGTCATCGTATTCGGGTTGAGGATATTGTCATTTGGCACGAAAGAATAGGATTGTCGCCGGATGAAATTGTTTCACAATACCCTACCATTACCTTAGCAGATGTCTATGCTGCTTTAGCCTATTATCATGACCATTTTGAGGAAATCAGGCAACAGATTCGTGAGGATGAAGAATTTGCCCGTGATATGCAAGAAAAAACACCGTCCTTGGTTCAGCAAAAGTTAAAGCAGTAAGATGCCTCAGACAATTCGGTTTCACTTAGATGAGAATGTCAACAAGGCCATTGCTGACGGGTTAAGGCGGAGAAAGATTGACGTTACGACCACTAACGATGCAGGATTAATTTCCTCTTCGGATGAGGAGCAATTAAGATTTGCTTACAGCCAGGGGCGAGTGATGTTTACTCAGGATAGTGATTTTTTGAAATTACACAATTCTGGCTTTGAACATTGCGGAGTTGTTTATTGTGTGAAGGGACGTCGCTCCATCGGTGAAATTTTGCAGGGATTAATTTTGATTTGGGAGGTGCTTGAGGCTGAAGAAATCGCAGGAAAGGTGGAGTTTTTATAAGCGATGCAGTGGCCTCACGGGGGTTCCCCCCACTCGCGCTTTGCATCAAGACATGGATTAGTGTACTCAAAAGCCTCGTTCACGCACCCTACAAGATTGCGATCGCACTGCATCGCTAAATAAATGGTATAAGCCCCCCGCTGTTTTGGGGGGTATGGGGGGAGGGAAAGGGAAAAGCGATCGCAAAGCAAACCCTCAATCAACAAAAACCAATCGCCTCAAAACTCTCATCACCTCACCAGGATTACCAGTTGGCACCGGCTGAGTCCACTCCGTTACCTCAGCAAATCCTCTGATGTATAGGGCGTGAATTATTTTTTTTACCCCTTTGAGTGAACCAATCACTATAACTTTGACATATTCTCTGCCAGAAACTGGCTCCCTAGAGGCTTGAAGCTTAATCGATGCTGAGGTGTCTTGGCTAGAATCACCTAGAAAACTCTTGAGCATTTGGCTTGTCCCAAATTTTAGTTAACAAATGTATTCGCAGATCTGCGAATATTAAAAGGCTATCGGATATTCGCAGATCTGTAAAGATTTACTAGCTCATGATCTTTTGACACGATCGAGGTCATGGGAAAAGTAGGAAAAGCGCTCAAACAAACCTTAGCAACCCACGGCATCAGCCAAAACAAATTGGCCGTAACACTGGGAGTTAGACCATCGGTGGTATTTCGCTGGTTTCATGAGCAAACTGATCCTAGCGGGGAAACCATTGCGGATATTGCTAAAGCACTCCAGAGTATCAATCCCTCCGCTGCTGCTGAATTCGTCAAGCTTTACCTGGGGGAATTCATAGAAGACCAAATCGAAAACCAAGACGAAGACGAATCCTAGACTGGCTTTGAGTAGAATAATTCTTGTTGTTTGTTAATTCTCAATTAACAACGCCCCTATTCAGCTCTGGCTTTACCCAACAAGCCACTTCATGATCAACACTTACTAATTCCAAAGTAGGATCGTTCTGCCAACATTTATCAATCACGAAAGAACAACGAGCAGCAAAGGGACAACCTTGGGGATAATTGGTTAAATCTGGTGGTAACCCTTCAATGGCCTGCAAACGCTCTTGGCGCTGTTCATCCAGACGGGGAATACTGTTGAGTAAACCAATAGTATAGGGATGGCGAGGATTTTTATAGATTTCCATCACCGATGCTTGTTCTACTACTTGACCGGCATACATCACTAAAATCCGATCCGCTAATCCTGCCAATAGCGCCAAATCATGGGTAATCCAAATCACCGCCATCCCAATTTCTTGGCGCAGTTTCTTGACTAATTCTACAATTTGTGCTTGAATCGTGACATCCAAAGCAGTGGTAGGTTCATCGGCAATCAGCAACTGGGGATTACAGGCTAATCCCATGGCAATCATGACTCGCTGGCGCATCCCTCCAGAAAATTGGTGGGGATAGTTACTAATCCGTTCCGCTGCACCAGGAATTCCCACTAATTCTAAGAGTTCAATCGCCCTAGACCGTCCTTGCTCTCGGCTCATCCCTTGGTGTAACCGTAGGGCTTCTGTAATTTGCCTTTCTACCTTTAGTACTGGGTTAAGGGAAGTCATGGGGTCTTGAAAAATCATCGCGATACGGTTACCCCGGATTTTCCGCATTTCCCCCTCAGTAAGCTTTTGGAGGTCACGCCCTTCAAAAATGACTTCACCATTGGTAATCTTTCCAGGAGGTGAGGGGATTAGTCCCATAATCGACAGGGCGGTGATACTTTTACCAGAACCGGATTCACCAACAATCCCTAGGGTTTCCCCTTGATTGACCTGGAAGGAAATACCGTTGACAGCATGGACAGTACCAGCTGGGGTGAAAAACCGTGTTTCTAGATTACGAAGGTCTAGGATTGGTGACAAGGGAAAAAATTGAGAATTTCAGTATAGTTTATAGCATAGAGCAAAGGGAACAGGGAACAGGGAGCAGGGAGCAGGGAGTAGGGAGTAGGGAGTAGGGAGTAGTGAATAGGCAAGAGGCAAGAGGCAAGAGGCAATAGGCAATAGGCAAGAGGCAAGAAAGAACAGGTAAGTCGGACATGGGAAAAAATTCTGTTTACTATGAGAAGGGCTATCGTCGATTTCATAGTTCTCTATTCCCGATTCCCGATTCCCGATTCCCGACTCCCGATTCCCGACTCCCCACTCCCTACTCCCTACTCCCTACTTCTATAACAAACATTCATCACATCGATTTTTAATAGTTGCTGCCCAACCAATAGGGGATTCTTCGGCATAAAATATAGCAGCGGGCAAGTGACCTTTAGGAGCTTCTAAACTAAAGGTTAAGTGAGAATAAGAATGCCAAGAATCGGCATCACCTTTGCGCCATCCTACTAGATCGGCGAATTTATTATAATCTTGACTAACTTGCTGCCACAGTTGAGACTGTACTCTAAATCCAAAATGACCTTGACTATACTGCTCCCAAAGATTATTAAGTGTTAGCAAATCGTCGCAGGGAAACTGTAGTAGGTCTGATTCTCTGAGATAATTCAACCCTTGAAGCCATTCTTGCTCTTTTTTACTAACCTTCTGCTGTTGTCTAATGGTTTTAGCTATGGATAAGACAATTTTCTTGGTTTCCAGATCAGCAGCTTTCCATTGGAATTCTATCAATAAGGTTTTAAGGTGAGTGTAGTCTATTTTTAGATTAGTCATAAGTTTAGGGAGTAGGGAGTAGGGAGTAGGGAGTAGGGAGTAGGGAACAGGGAACAGGGAGTAGGGAACAGGGAACAGGGAATAGGGAACAGGGAATAGGGAACAGGAAAAAATCCTGAGGTGCGACCCGTGGAGAATTTAATTCTTAATGGTAAGAGCGCACCTATGTACTTTATAGTTATGAAAAACGCTGTAATCATTGTAATTATTACGATTGGAATTTTCAAGATTTCAATTGTATTTTTTTAATTTAATTTTATGTTCGATTAAAAATCAGCTAAGCCATCAGCAATGTATAACTTAAATCAGCGTTTTTTATTAGAATTAATGAGTATTAATATCTAGGAATTTTAATACTCATTAATTACACAAAAATTTCCCCTACTCCCTACTCCCTACTCCCTACTCCCTACTCCCTACTCCCTACTCCCTACTCCCTATTCCCTGCTCCCTGCTCCCTACTCCCTTTGCTAAACATTTACATAATTCAGAGTTTAATGAATTTTTATTAAATGTTCTCAAGCTTGCTGGATTTACAGATAAAATACCCTTGGCAAGAAAAATCAGCCATCACGTTGAAATAGATAACTACAGTTGTAAACAATCAGCGATCAGCTATCAGCGATCAGCTATCAGCTAATGCGCACGCTACTTGAGGTGCTTATGCGCTATTGGCACGCTACTTGAGAAGTAGCAAACTGTTAATAAGAAAAGAGGTAAGCCTTCGGTTAATCGTAAGCATTCAGCCGTCAGCCGTCAGCCGTTGGCTACGGTACTGTTCGCGCAGCGTGCGCGTAGCCCATAGGCTAATAGCTGAATGCTGAATGCTGAATGCTGATTGCTTACTTGAAAACTTTACTGAGGAAAAATAATCATGACTAGTAAACTAGCGATCGCATTGATCGCAATTAGCGTTTTCGATCTTTCGGCAAAAGGGGTTAGTGCTGCGTCGATTACTCCCATCAACCTTGACGACCTGACCCTGGGAGCAACTATCACAGGACCAGTGGGTCCGACAGTAGATGCATCCTTAATCAATGGTGATGGAAACAGCTTGGGAGACCTGACCAGTAGCGTTTCTTGTCCTGTTGGTTTTCTGAGTTGTGTGCCGCCCCAAAATCCAGCGGGAACCATCTACACTTATATACACAAAGTTACTCCTGGTGTAGAGTTTCCTAACGATCCCCCCTTCCCTCAACCGGATGGTTTACTTCGGTTTGATGATGTCAATCAGTTCGGGTTGGAGTTCAAAGCTGAAGGCTTTACAGGAGTTGCGGGCTATAGCTTTGGGGAAGCGAAGCAGGCACTGGGTCCGAGTGGGGAGTTTTCAATAAAGCTTGATCAAGAGGGCAGTCTAGTCTGGAGCGTTGTCGGTGGAGCAGATTGGAGTACTAATTCCGACACTCCAGAAACCATCTCTTTCTTTTGGCAAACGACACAACCTCCCATTGGTCCATTTGGGACGTTCACGGCTAAGAATGATACTCAATCCGGAACAGGTAATGGTCCATTGCCTCTAGCAGTGCCAGTGCCTGAACCGATGTCGTCTCAGGGTCTACTGGCTCTGGGCTTTCTGGGCTTAGGATTAGTGGTTAAGAGGGCTATCGGCTCTAGTGTCTTTTAAGGGAATTAGTAGTTAGTAGGGAGTCTTGATGCAGTAGCTAGATCAAGACTGCATCAAGACATTGTATCTACCTGATCAGGAATAAAAAGGCTATATCTATTGGTTTGTAGACTGATAATTGGGTGAGCTTTTGGGATAAATGTATCGAGAGGGTGACTAAAATAATGATAGTCAATCCCAATAAGCTCCCCTATTATAAAAAGGGTTTGAGGGGTAGGTCGTTTATTCTGTAAGCTTCTTAGCCATTTATGTCACCCCCCCAGTTGACTTATATGTCAACGGAGGGATGGGAGTTTGTGGCAGCAGCTCCCTTGGGAGGTGGAGAAAGTGCGCTGTATGGGATTGTTGCTTATTGTAAGCGTCCATGTTTAAAAATAGCGACTTCTCTCCAAGAACAATAATGGCAATTTGATCAATAAATTTAAGCTAAGGAAGCCGTTGCTGGCACTTTGTTTGTCTCCTGAGTTTCCTGATTCTCCTGATGCTCCTGATTCTTTTCTATGAATTTTCCAATGTCAACTTTTTTAGTGTCAGCAAATTTTTTGGCTGCATCCAGTAATTTTTTAATATTCTTTGTACTAGCATCATCCATTTCTTCGTTGATTTTTTGATGGAGAAATTTATTTTTTTGATCTTCTGTATCAAGGAACTTACGAGGTTCATCTTCACTGCTTCTTTCCTCAAATCTTTCATTTATGTCAAATTGAAGCCGTAAATAAGCATCGGAATTGATTGCCTTGAAAATCTGTTGACAGGTAGTAGTAGTAATCTGAGCTTGACTTCCCATAAAGACATCGGCTATCCTTCTAGCCCATCCAAGACTACCCCAGTCAAAAATACCCCAGTATTTCATAGCTTTGTATTTAAAAGGTGTAGTAGTTCTGCCTGTTCCAATAGAAAGAATAGAAATGTTTTCAATTCTGGCTCCTCTTAACATGGCATGAGCAAGGGCTGCCATTTCAGGGCAGTTAGCACCCACTCCACCATCAACGTGAGGAAATTTCCAGTCCCCCCATCTGAATTCATAGGGAGGAAAGAAAGTAGGAGCAGATGCAGAACTCGTACAAATTTCCCATAGTTTCATATCGTTAAACCAGCGTTTGGGTTCAAATTTACTGGTCAAACTGTTAAAAAAAGTTGTGTTACGAGAAAAAGTGTCATAGGCCAGAATTAACAATTCTGCTTTGGAAATTTCGGACACTTTACGCCATGTAATTTCTTCATTCTTGCCTTTTGGTTTTAGCTCCTCTCGTAAGACTTTAATTAATCCTTTATTCGAATACTTGGAGCCAAAGAAAAAGGATATGACTTTACGTAACCATGAAGCATGGAAAATTTCTCGACCTCTGTCTTCATAAACCTCCCTCAGTTCTTTTGGTGTTTTACCTATGGCTAGACCAGCCGCTATGATTGCACCAGTAGATGTCCCGGCGATTAGGTCGAAGTATTTGTTTAAAGGTTGATCTTCCCCTAGTATCTCCTGTACTTCCTCTAGAATTCTTGCAGTTACTACTCCCCGAATTCCTCCACCATCTAAAGCAAGTATCTTGAATTTTTTCTTTTCCTCGTTTTGATCGTTTTGAGATGACATATGCAAATAAATCTCTGCTTGACTTACTTGTACTAAGTCTTCCCTGTTCGGTTATGGAAATTTAACAAGGATACTTCTTTCAGAGAAATTTTTTTTCTGGGGGGGCGACATGGAAGCTAAAATCCATACTGGGTAATAATTTCAGCACCCATAATTAGAGAGAGGGTGGGGAGGGTGGGAAGTGTGGGGAGGGTGGGAAGTGTGGGGAGGGTGGGAAGCGTGGGGAGATGGGGAGATGGGGACTTTACAAGGCTAGGGAGTAGTTAGTAGGGAGTCTTGATGCAGTAGCTAGATCAAGACTGCATCAAGACATTGTATCTACCTGATCAGGAACAGAAACGTTATATATTTATTTTTGTATTAAGTCGCGAATCATGATATAATGCCGCGCCCTGAAACTGTGATCACGGAATTGTTTTAGGGACTTGCGTGTAAACAAAATAGCGATTAAAGTATATTGGGAAAAGTAATATTATCTACAATACTCAAAAAAACCAAACTGTTTTTGCCGACCCTACCAGCTAAAAGCTTAAACTCTGATAACATATTTTAGTCATGATTCTTCTTTTAATTGCTGTAATTCTAAATACTACATTTTGAAGTTGAAAATGTGGATTGTAGCACTAAGGGAGATGCTGGCGAATCTGATGCAATGGCCTAGGAAGTGGCCTAGAAAATTCACTATCCGTGCAGTACGTGGAGGAGTTTGTTGTTTTGTATTAGTCCTGTGCTTTACTTTATGGCCTTACCCTGGATCAGCCCAAGCCTGGTCTCTCCGGGAATGGTTAAATACCTTAGTCGCTCAAGAAATTAGTCTAGGGCGTCAGTATCACCATACCCCCCTCCAGGTGCAGGGAACAATCCTGGAAACGGGGGGTATGCCTCTGGGTAATATTCCGGTTCGCCTAGGGCAGGAAGAAACAATTACTAATCCATCAGGGCAGTATCGCTTTCCCTTTATGCCCCGTCATAATGCCCTGTTGGAAATTGATGCTCCTGACTATTACCAGGAAGTGATTCCTCTAGTTCTGGCCTTACCCCTGACAGTCTCGGAAGTGGAAGTAGAGCCGATTGCCCTGGTGAAACGGACAGATTCGGAGGCCAGGCTTCTGTTCGGGGGAGATGTAGCGATGGGTAGGCGGTTTCTCGACCCAGAAGAGAATACCCCCCGCAATCGGATTCCTAAAAATAACCCTGATGCGCTGATTCAAGCATCCCATCCGAGACGGGGCAGTGCCAAGGTGTTAGAAGGTTTACAGCCTCTGTTCCAGCCTAAGGTCAGTGATTTTCGTAGTGTCAATCTGGAAACTCCTGTCCTGGATGACCCTAGGACCCCCCACTGGGCGAAACCCTACAGTTTTTTCACCCTCCCTGAATCAGTCCGCCAGCTGCGCAAACTAGGGGTTGATTATGTAGCCCTAGGGAATAATCACCTCTGGGACTACTTAGCTTCTGGTTTGACTACCACTCTGGAGCAGTTACAAACTATTGGCCTGGCCTACAGTGGCGCTGGACTTACCCCAAATGCAGCCCAGGAACCCGATCACCGACAATTGGGCAATACCAATTACAGCCTATTTTCCTTTACCTCAATTGCAGGCGATCGCTATCGAGAACCCCTACAGTTTGTGGCTAGCGACCATCAGGGGGGTGCAGCAGACTTGCGGGACATAGCAACAGTAAAATCCGTAATTGCGGAGGAACGAGAGCAAGGGCGTTTCCCGATTGTCCAAGTCCACACTGGTACTGAATACACCTATGCCCCCACGTCTTATGGGAGGGGTCTGATAGACCAAGTGGCGAGTGCTGGAGCAGGGCTGGTGGTGGGACACCATCCCCATGTGGCTCAAGGCTTAGGGTTTCGTCAGGGTGTCCCTTTATTTTATAGTCTTGGTAACCTGGTGTTTGATTCCGATCGCCTGGAGACCTTACTGGAATTGGTAGCCTTGGTGGATATCGAGAATGAAGACGTGACGAGGCTCCAGGTTATTCCGATTTATTTGGAAGACTATCGTCCCCAACTGATAGGGGGAGACCTAGCCAATCGGTTTATCCGGAGGATTGGGGAGTTTTCTGAGGATGGAGTACTGGTTTATCCCTATCTAAATCGGGGTTGGGTTTCCCTGGAAGGGGCTGATGGGTCTGATGTCAGGATTCAAGACTACAGTATAGATGTTCCGGTCATGATCAATAAGGATGGCTGGGGAGTAGTGGATTTGCGGGGGCTGGCTCCGAGTGAAGCCTCTCTATATCAGGTGCAAGTCAGCGCTGGTGAAGTCTCCCAACTCCGTTTAGGGCGGGATTTAATGGGATTTGGTGAGGCAGAAGATTGGGACATGGACTCCAATGAACAAGACCTCAACCGCTGGGGGGTATCTAAGACAGGGAAGACATCCTTTCCGTGTTATCAAGGAGCCTATCGAGGTATCACCGGGATTTGTCTAGAGCGATCGCATCGCAATCTGATGGTGGCTGTGGTTCCTTTTCGTCATCGGATACGGGTATTTGGAGATGCGGTTGATCGCCCTCAGAAAGACCTGACGATGGTGGGATATGTACGGGGGGAAAATGCCGGTCCGATAGAGCTGAAAGTCCGCTATCGTGCCAGTGAAGGGGAGCAAGGGTTTGGGGATAGGACTGTATTTACTCACCCTGGTCATACTTTTGACTGGGAACGGATTGTGGTAGACTTAGCAATGCCTGAGGATAAGCCAAAGGAGCAGGTGGCCAATCCTAAAAAAGATAATCCTCGTGCTGTGATGCTCTGGTTGCGTCACTATCCTCCCCAAGAAGGAAAGGGGCTAGCAATGTTCGA
Coding sequences within it:
- a CDS encoding M61 family metallopeptidase — protein: MTEARTIFRSSAATSTLAIHYHVAMPQPQSHLFEVTLQVEGWEAPLLDLKMPVWTPGSYLVREYARHLQDFSADTGNPTESLPWRKLAKNHWLVETGDGSAITVRYRIFANELTVRTNHLDASHGYFNGAALFLFIPGFEQHPCQVTIAPPHPDWRVTTPLPGVSGKFNTFEARDFDTLVDSPFEIGDHKLYEFEVLGKPHQLAIWGEGNADPQRIIEDTTKIIKVEAELFGGLPYDHYLFLLYLTGSGFGGLEHKDSCSLIYSRFGFRAKDKYNRFLQLVAHEFFHLWNVKRIRPLALETFDYEKENYTTSLWFCEGTTSYYDLLIPQRAGIYDAKTLLENLSKEITRFLTTPGRKVQPLSESSFDAWIKLYRRDANSDNNQISYYLKGEMVSLLLDLLIRERHGNQRSLDDVIRKMWEQFGKQEIGFTPQQLREVIESVAELDLSNFFSKTIEGKRELPFNQYLKPFGLQVVAVDEESVPYLGVKVKTENGQDWIQFVEVDSPAAVAGVDAGDQLLAIDGLRVNGEQLCDRLKDYKAGDVIELSVFHQDQLVTLPITLGKSQPSRYQVMPVKNPSNGQQQNFYGWLGASLAKMS
- a CDS encoding Uma2 family endonuclease, with protein sequence MLQSLATFITVDQFIIQYGDNEGYELIDGELIDIEATGPDEEVAGFVGRKLNVEIHRGYPDYVIPYRCLIKVLGTQTAFRPDVIVLDKTRLVNEPLWQKEPVITLGNSIKLVVEIVSTNWQNYYARKVEDYAILGVPEYWIVDYLGIGGRDYIGKPKQPTITICTLVEDEYQKQLFRNDDGLVSKVFPYLSLTANQIFASSRI
- a CDS encoding DUF433 domain-containing protein; this translates as MSSVISKHIEITPGVCGGKPRIAGHRIRVEDIVIWHERIGLSPDEIVSQYPTITLADVYAALAYYHDHFEEIRQQIREDEEFARDMQEKTPSLVQQKLKQ
- a CDS encoding DUF5615 family PIN-like protein, whose product is MPQTIRFHLDENVNKAIADGLRRRKIDVTTTNDAGLISSSDEEQLRFAYSQGRVMFTQDSDFLKLHNSGFEHCGVVYCVKGRRSIGEILQGLILIWEVLEAEEIAGKVEFL
- a CDS encoding helix-turn-helix transcriptional regulator, with amino-acid sequence MGKVGKALKQTLATHGISQNKLAVTLGVRPSVVFRWFHEQTDPSGETIADIAKALQSINPSAAAEFVKLYLGEFIEDQIENQDEDES
- a CDS encoding ABC transporter ATP-binding protein, which codes for MSPILDLRNLETRFFTPAGTVHAVNGISFQVNQGETLGIVGESGSGKSITALSIMGLIPSPPGKITNGEVIFEGRDLQKLTEGEMRKIRGNRIAMIFQDPMTSLNPVLKVERQITEALRLHQGMSREQGRSRAIELLELVGIPGAAERISNYPHQFSGGMRQRVMIAMGLACNPQLLIADEPTTALDVTIQAQIVELVKKLRQEIGMAVIWITHDLALLAGLADRILVMYAGQVVEQASVMEIYKNPRHPYTIGLLNSIPRLDEQRQERLQAIEGLPPDLTNYPQGCPFAARCSFVIDKCWQNDPTLELVSVDHEVACWVKPELNRGVVN
- a CDS encoding GUN4 domain-containing protein; this translates as MTNLKIDYTHLKTLLIEFQWKAADLETKKIVLSIAKTIRQQQKVSKKEQEWLQGLNYLRESDLLQFPCDDLLTLNNLWEQYSQGHFGFRVQSQLWQQVSQDYNKFADLVGWRKGDADSWHSYSHLTFSLEAPKGHLPAAIFYAEESPIGWAATIKNRCDECLL
- a CDS encoding exosortase, PEP-CTERM interaction domain protein, which codes for MTSKLAIALIAISVFDLSAKGVSAASITPINLDDLTLGATITGPVGPTVDASLINGDGNSLGDLTSSVSCPVGFLSCVPPQNPAGTIYTYIHKVTPGVEFPNDPPFPQPDGLLRFDDVNQFGLEFKAEGFTGVAGYSFGEAKQALGPSGEFSIKLDQEGSLVWSVVGGADWSTNSDTPETISFFWQTTQPPIGPFGTFTAKNDTQSGTGNGPLPLAVPVPEPMSSQGLLALGFLGLGLVVKRAIGSSVF
- a CDS encoding patatin-like phospholipase family protein gives rise to the protein MSSQNDQNEEKKKFKILALDGGGIRGVVTARILEEVQEILGEDQPLNKYFDLIAGTSTGAIIAAGLAIGKTPKELREVYEDRGREIFHASWLRKVISFFFGSKYSNKGLIKVLREELKPKGKNEEITWRKVSEISKAELLILAYDTFSRNTTFFNSLTSKFEPKRWFNDMKLWEICTSSASAPTFFPPYEFRWGDWKFPHVDGGVGANCPEMAALAHAMLRGARIENISILSIGTGRTTTPFKYKAMKYWGIFDWGSLGWARRIADVFMGSQAQITTTTCQQIFKAINSDAYLRLQFDINERFEERSSEDEPRKFLDTEDQKNKFLHQKINEEMDDASTKNIKKLLDAAKKFADTKKVDIGKFIEKNQEHQENQETQETNKVPATASLA
- a CDS encoding CapA family protein, with the protein product MWIVALREMLANLMQWPRKWPRKFTIRAVRGGVCCFVLVLCFTLWPYPGSAQAWSLREWLNTLVAQEISLGRQYHHTPLQVQGTILETGGMPLGNIPVRLGQEETITNPSGQYRFPFMPRHNALLEIDAPDYYQEVIPLVLALPLTVSEVEVEPIALVKRTDSEARLLFGGDVAMGRRFLDPEENTPRNRIPKNNPDALIQASHPRRGSAKVLEGLQPLFQPKVSDFRSVNLETPVLDDPRTPHWAKPYSFFTLPESVRQLRKLGVDYVALGNNHLWDYLASGLTTTLEQLQTIGLAYSGAGLTPNAAQEPDHRQLGNTNYSLFSFTSIAGDRYREPLQFVASDHQGGAADLRDIATVKSVIAEEREQGRFPIVQVHTGTEYTYAPTSYGRGLIDQVASAGAGLVVGHHPHVAQGLGFRQGVPLFYSLGNLVFDSDRLETLLELVALVDIENEDVTRLQVIPIYLEDYRPQLIGGDLANRFIRRIGEFSEDGVLVYPYLNRGWVSLEGADGSDVRIQDYSIDVPVMINKDGWGVVDLRGLAPSEASLYQVQVSAGEVSQLRLGRDLMGFGEAEDWDMDSNEQDLNRWGVSKTGKTSFPCYQGAYRGITGICLERSHRNLMVAVVPFRHRIRVFGDAVDRPQKDLTMVGYVRGENAGPIELKVRYRASEGEQGFGDRTVFTHPGHTFDWERIVVDLAMPEDKPKEQVANPKKDNPRAVMLWLRHYPPQEGKGLAMFDDFACVSWEKPLNLNNPIQLSVPHALDFLRLTGTPGLVKLRLTFRAFQPNFSRQ